Genomic window (Pseudovibrio brasiliensis):
AGCACTGCGCTGGAGCTTGTGCCCTCGCTGTCATTTGGCGTGCGAACAGAAACTAGTGACTTGGCGCTGGAGAACAGGCGATCAACCACATCATCATTCTCACTGGTCAGCGACACAGCACTCATATCACGAGCAACCTGCCCGAAACCGGCAATCAAAGCAGCGGAAGAAGGTATGCCCGTTGCAGCACTTGCCTTCAACGGCGCCAGCTCAGCAGCATCATTTGGCAGCACAGCTTCAACGGCAGCCAACTCAGCCTCATAGCTGTCACCAGAATCGACGGCATTCCGTAGAGAAGCAATCGCAATCGCACGCGCTGCACGTTCCTGCGCACTCGCTGTGCCAAGCGCCTTCTCCAGACGATCAACACGAGCGGTCATCTGCTTGGTTGTTTCAGCAGTGGACTGTGTTAGCGCTTCAATCTTGCCTTCCAGAACCTTCTGTTCCGCAGTCAGCTTGCCAATCTGCGCCAAAGCTTCATCCACCTTGGAGCCAGTCACAGCCAACTGTGAGCTCAGATCCTTAAGCTGTGTCGGCGCTTCTTTCAGTGCCTGAAACTGCTTCTGTAGGTCAGTCAAACTACCCTGCACGCCTTTCAGCACCTGCTCAGCATTCTTTTGCGAGGCAGTTGTCAGATCAGCAACTTGCTTCGCCAGCTGGTCCTGTGTCTTCTTCAGGCTCGCAACAGCAGCACCATCACCAGCAGCACCGTTGGAAATGAACTCGTTGAGCTCCTTGATCTCAGCACCCAGCGTGGAGATTTGCTCCTGCACACGCTGCGTTACACCGGCGGTAGCATCATTCAGCTTCGTGCTGGTCTCTTTCTGGATCGCATCCAGCTGAGAAGTCAGCTTCTCAATGGTGTCTTTCGCTGCATAACTGCCACTCGCATGCTCACGCAGAGCTGCGATCTCTTCCTTCAGCTGAGAATAGCGGTTCTTGGAGCTTTCCAGCATGGCCTGAACTTCAGTTGCATTCTGGCTGGAACCTGCGCCGACCATTTGCAACATGCCAGCCTGATGCAGACCGAAACCGGCACCCGCCACAATAAGCGCGCCAATCACACCAGCGGCCAGCATTGCGCCAAACCCGGCACCCTGTTTTGGCGGATGCGGAGGCTTGTCAGCAGGGCCACCAGGGCCTTTGCCGGAAGGTGGTGGTGGCGGAGGCGTATCTTTTCCGCCAGAACCCGCCTTATCGTCTTTTGCGTTAGCAGGCTCTTTTGCAGCAGCAGAGGTTGAGGTCTTACTGGCGGTTGTCGCCTTGCTCGCAGCTGTTGTCTTGCCAGCTGCCGCCTTCGCAGCACTGGCAGTGTCAGCAGCTTTCTTCTCATCAGTTGCTGTTTTCTTCTCGTCAGCCGTAGTCTTCGCGCTTGCAGCAGCGGTCGGCTTGGCTGTTGAGGTGGAAGACTTAGCGCCAGCAGCTGGTTTTGCACCTGTTGCAGGCTTCGCATCCGCAGCTTTAGTCGCTTCAGTTTTTTCAGTCTTCGCAGCAGTTTGTGATTGTTGTTTGCCAGTTGGCGGCACAGCGCCGGGCTTGGATGAAGTAGCCTTACTCGCAGCAGCCTTGGCAGTTGCGCCAGCGCTCGCGGCAGGCTTTTCAGTCTTGGAAACGTCTTTTGCAGGCAGATCGATCGTTACAGGCTTCCGGGATCCACTGGAGAGCGGAGATTTCCGTGATGATGTTCCACCACCAGAGCCTGCCCCGGTGGACGCCCCACCCTTTTTGTCATCAGCAGCCATCAAAACCTCCTAGAATGGCGCGTTTCAAGCAGTTTCCAGCCGCGCCAATTTAATTACGCACGCAATCTCGATAAGGCATCCGCAGACACCTCTTCCTTAACATAAGCATCCCGTTAGCAAACTGCTATCAGGGAGAATTAGCACCTTGCTAAACAAACTACGACTTCTCCATAGGGCCCAGAGAAGTGCAAATCACATCCTCTCAACTTATTGAACCTGAGAGAAGTTCAAACAAACCATCCTCACTTGGCGTTTTAGCCGTAAAAACCTCGCCAAACGATCTCGCCTGCTCTGCAACCCGCTTAGAAACACATAATGCTTTCATAGAGTTAAGAAACACTGTGGTTTTTTCAAGATTTGAAATGCTGAGAAAAATTTGAATTGTTCGCGGAGAATAAAACAACGCACAATCCAGTGTTCCAGCTTCAATCAAATCTCGGGTTTTTCCAGAAAAGCCAGTCGCAGCAGCCATTTGGTAGACCTCCACCATACGGCAGGCAATGCCCTGTTGCTCCAGTTGTCCGGCAAGGTCTCCACTGCGGTCAACTGCCGCTGGATAAAACACGGGGCCATCCTGATTGCGCTCAGCAATCAGCCTGCCAAGGGAATCAACATCCCCATCCGCACATATGATCTTTTGGAAACCTGAGGCTTCTGCAGCTTTGGCGGTCGCCTCACCCACAGAATAAAGAGGAAGGTGCTGTAGTTTGTCCACCAGACCGTTGAAGACAAGAGCTTCAACCGCTTTCGCACTGGTCACAGCAATCGCTTTGGCGTCCCCAGCCACATCCCCATTAACGGTCAGCGGCTGGAAACTCAGCATTGGCTCAACAATCACCTCGTGTCCCATAGCAACCAGTTTCTGAGCAGTTTTATCTGCCTGTGGTTGAGGTCGGGTCACGAGTATCTTCATTAGAGCTCCAGAAAGTTCGGACCAGATTTCGCTTTCAGCTCTTTGCCAAGCTCGCGGCCGATTTCTTCTGCATCGCTTACCGGGCCTTCGCCTTCCACAGTGTGTGTCTGGCTACCATCCGGCTTGATCACCTCACCGCGGAAACGAATGCGATCACCTTCCACGTGGGAGAGACCCGCAATCGGTGTCCGGCAAGAACCATCCATCTCAGCCAGATACGCACGCTCCAGCAACAGGCGGCTCTCAGTCTCAGCGTGATGGATCGGCGCCAGAATGCGCGCAGTCTCTTCATCACCAAGACGCGCCTCAATGCCAATCGCACCCTGCCCAACAGCTGGAAGGAAGTGTTCCAGATCCATCAGAGAGGTCACAAGATCGCCCTGCCCCAGACGGCGCAAACCAGCGTAAGCGAGGAAGGTTGCGTCAACCACACCCTCGTCCAGCTTGCGCAAACGGGTCTGCAGGTTACCGCGGTACATCACAACATCCAGATCAGGACGCAGACGCTTGATCTGTGCCTGACGGCGCAAACTGGAAGACCCAACCACAGCACCCTGTGGAAGATCTGTCAGTTTCTCAACCTTCGGAGAAATGAAAGCATCGCGCACATCTTCACGTGGAAGGTAAGCGGTCATGCCCAGACCATCCGGCAGAACCGTCGGCATATCTTTGGAAGAATGAACTGCCAGATCAATCGACTTATCCAGCAAAGCTTCCTCGATTTCCTTGGTGAACAAGCCTTTACCGCCTGCTTCGGAAAGAGGCCTATCTTGAATTTGGTCTCCCGTTGTTTTTATAACAACAATCTCGAAGTCATCATCGGTTAACCCGTGTGCCTTCGCGAGACGAGCGCGTGTTTCATGCGCCTGGGCCAGTGCCAGAGCGCTTCCACGTGTACCAATTCTTATAGGTTTTGTTTGCAAGGATCACATTCCCAATGCTAGGGGCTCATGTTAGATGAGCGACATAAAATCATCGGCCCGCGAAATCAACCATGCTTATCGCATGAGAGAACGACAAAAACCAAGCGGCCAAAGGAGACCAAACGTGCTGACCATCCTCGGCATAGAGACGAGTTGTGACGAAACTGCCGCTGCTGTCCTTGAGATTGATCAAGATGGCAAATGCGTAATTTTGTCCAACGTGGTGCATTCTCAAATCGATGAGCACACACCGTTCGGCGGTGTTGTACCA
Coding sequences:
- a CDS encoding phage tail protein, translated to MAADDKKGGASTGAGSGGGTSSRKSPLSSGSRKPVTIDLPAKDVSKTEKPAASAGATAKAAASKATSSKPGAVPPTGKQQSQTAAKTEKTEATKAADAKPATGAKPAAGAKSSTSTAKPTAAASAKTTADEKKTATDEKKAADTASAAKAAAGKTTAASKATTASKTSTSAAAKEPANAKDDKAGSGGKDTPPPPPPSGKGPGGPADKPPHPPKQGAGFGAMLAAGVIGALIVAGAGFGLHQAGMLQMVGAGSSQNATEVQAMLESSKNRYSQLKEEIAALREHASGSYAAKDTIEKLTSQLDAIQKETSTKLNDATAGVTQRVQEQISTLGAEIKELNEFISNGAAGDGAAVASLKKTQDQLAKQVADLTTASQKNAEQVLKGVQGSLTDLQKQFQALKEAPTQLKDLSSQLAVTGSKVDEALAQIGKLTAEQKVLEGKIEALTQSTAETTKQMTARVDRLEKALGTASAQERAARAIAIASLRNAVDSGDSYEAELAAVEAVLPNDAAELAPLKASAATGIPSSAALIAGFGQVARDMSAVSLTSENDDVVDRLFSSAKSLVSVRTPNDSEGTSSSAVLGTMEARVTAGDLAGAIKAYDALPEPMQKVGAAWAEQVKARLAADELVKKITAQVLKSLVSENK
- a CDS encoding uroporphyrinogen-III synthase, whose translation is MTRPQPQADKTAQKLVAMGHEVIVEPMLSFQPLTVNGDVAGDAKAIAVTSAKAVEALVFNGLVDKLQHLPLYSVGEATAKAAEASGFQKIICADGDVDSLGRLIAERNQDGPVFYPAAVDRSGDLAGQLEQQGIACRMVEVYQMAAATGFSGKTRDLIEAGTLDCALFYSPRTIQIFLSISNLEKTTVFLNSMKALCVSKRVAEQARSFGEVFTAKTPSEDGLFELLSGSIS
- the hemC gene encoding hydroxymethylbilane synthase, with protein sequence MQTKPIRIGTRGSALALAQAHETRARLAKAHGLTDDDFEIVVIKTTGDQIQDRPLSEAGGKGLFTKEIEEALLDKSIDLAVHSSKDMPTVLPDGLGMTAYLPREDVRDAFISPKVEKLTDLPQGAVVGSSSLRRQAQIKRLRPDLDVVMYRGNLQTRLRKLDEGVVDATFLAYAGLRRLGQGDLVTSLMDLEHFLPAVGQGAIGIEARLGDEETARILAPIHHAETESRLLLERAYLAEMDGSCRTPIAGLSHVEGDRIRFRGEVIKPDGSQTHTVEGEGPVSDAEEIGRELGKELKAKSGPNFLEL